In Trichoplusia ni isolate ovarian cell line Hi5 unplaced genomic scaffold, tn1 tig00000182, whole genome shotgun sequence, a genomic segment contains:
- the LOC113506998 gene encoding serine/threonine-protein kinase PLK4 → MFGEKIEDYEILEHLGKGGFAHVYRARCRQTGVFVAIKMIDKALMASAGMIGRVRQEVTIHSRLKHPAILELYTFFEDAHYVYLVLELAHNGELAKHFKLGTRGLSEKAAADILRQVLSGVLYLHTHNIIHRDLSLNNLLLTKDLNVKIADFGLATQLNGPDEKHVTMCGTPNYISPEVASREFHGLPADVWGLGCMLYTLLVGSPPFHTQHVKTTLNRVINADYKIPMELSLPAQDLLQKLLCKDPTKRITLKGILEHPFLNNAQSSSKHDISRDSGFLTTLHSTQHSNRFKNDDKVCVLKEFNTGKNEVHPKPFNVFTGAQEFSTNSGFSNNHAYNVCKGSDRGSPDMFDFTNQHNILKKTNDSPYNSNLSLLEKNMRKFDVNCKLVKNTNPNLEDDKENIPKLCNVNSKNNTLSVPPLCAERLPTISHRTRNAILKIESTGVIVEFIKKKGKDREEQVVEICKISKDGMKIIIYTVDNKSRTLDKDHDPNPDEVFTYHNLPQKHWKKYLYASRFVELVKAKTPKITLYTSLAKCQLMENGTDIEIFFYSGEKVTFTSSDGLKVIDKNLKTHYNLSKAPDLKYITDHFDECSNRMKRVQTALSGISDECFPLIIGKRPVQPTNNVLSPHQGSTVGTPLLNIGSFHRTTASSSQAPSEYN, encoded by the coding sequence ATGTTTGGGGAAAAAATTGAAGATTACGAAATATTGGAGCATCTTGGTAAAGGAGGGTTTGCTCATGTTTATAGAGCAAGATGTCGACAAACAGGAGTATTTGTTGCTATCAAAATGATAGACAAAGCACTCATGGCAAGTGCTGGAATGATTGGCAGAGTAAGACAAGAAGTCACCATACACTCTCGGCTGAAACATCCAGCTATTTTAGagttatatactttttttgaagatgcacattatgtttatttagtCTTAGAACTAGCTCACAATGGTGAGTTAGCCAAACACTTCAAGTTAGGTACACGTGGGCTTTCTGAGAAAGCAGCTGCTGACATATTGAGACAAGTGTTAAGCGGAGTATTGTACCTTCATACACACAATATTATCCATAGAGATTTATCACTGAATAACTTACTATTGACAAAGGATCTGAATGTTAAAATTGCTGATTTTGGCCTGGCAACACAGCTAAATGGACCTGATGAAAAGCATGTTACCATGTGTGGTACACCAAACTATATATCTCCTGAGGTTGCATCAAGAGAATTTCATGGATTACCAGCAGATGTTTGGGGCCTTGGTTGCATGTTATACACTTTACTCGTAGGAAGCCCACCATTTCACACTCAACATGTTAAAACCACACTTAACAGAGTTATTAATGCTGATTACAAAATCCCTATGGAACTATCCTTACCAGCTCAGGATTTACTGCAGAAACTATTGTGTAAGGACCCAACTAAAAGAATTACATTGAAGGGTATTTTGGAacatccttttttaaataatgcccAAAGTTCTTCCAAGCACGATATATCTCGCGATTCCGGTTTTCTTACTACACTGCACAGCACTCAACATAGCAATCGATTTAAAAACGATGATAAAGTATGTGTTTTGAAAGAATTTAACACAGGAAAAAATGAAGTTCATCCTAAGCCATTTAATGTCTTTACTGGTGCACAAGAATTCAGTACGAATTCAGGTTTTTCCAACAATCATGCATATAATGTTTGTAAAGGCTCTGATAGAGGTTCTCCTGATATGTTTGATTTTACAAACCAGCATAACATTCTGAAGAAAACTAATGATAGCCCTTACAACAGCAATTTGTCATTATTAGAAAAGAACATGAGAAAATTTGATGTTAATTGCAAATTAGTTAAAAACACAAATCCTAATTTAGAAGATGACAAAGAGAACATACCTAAATTATGTAACgtaaattccaaaaataatacCCTCAGTGTTCCTCCTTTGTGTGCTGAAAGATTACCTACAATTTCTCACCGAACACGTAACGCCATACTGAAAATAGAGTCAACAGGCGTGAtagtagaatttattaaaaagaaaggtAAAGATAGAGAAGAACAAGTTGtagaaatttgtaaaatatctaAGGAtggtatgaaaataataatttatacagtCGATAACAAAAGCAGAACCTTAGACAAAGATCATGACCCCAATCCTGATGAAGTGTTTACCTATCATAACCTACCGCAGAAacattggaaaaaatatttatatgcatCACGATTCGTCGAATTGGTCAAAGCTAAAACACCAAAGATAACACTGTATACATCTTTAGCTAAATGTCAGCTTATGGAAAATGGCACggatatagaaatatttttttactctggCGAGAAGGTTACTTTCACTAGCTCTGATGGTTTAAAAGTAattgataaaaatctaaaaactcacTACAACCTTTCCAAGGCGCCCGACTTGAAATATATAACAGACCACTTTGACGAATGTTCAAACCGCATGAAACGTGTGCAAACGGCATTATCGGGCATATCTGATGAATGTTTTCCGTTAATAATAGGTAAAAGGCCAGTTCAACCAACAAACAATGTACTATCACCCCACCAAGGTTCAACTGTAGGTACTCCGCTTTTAAATATAGGCTCGTTTCACCGTACCACTGCTAGCTCTAGTCAAGCACCAAGcgaatacaattaa
- the LOC113507001 gene encoding NADPH--cytochrome P450 reductase isoform X2 — protein sequence MNLFVNIPRLLGYRRILVSSVQTLRCMVFGLGNKTYEHYNAVAIYLDKRLQELGATQVYELGLGDDDANIEDDFITWKEKFWPAVCEKFNIESTGEEELTRQFHLVTHAPDEILPTNVFTGEIARLHSLQVQRPPYDAKNPFLAQITVNRELHKGGDRSCIHVELDISDSKMRYEAGDHVAVYPINDTNLVERLGQLTNANLDEIFSLVNTDQESSKKHPFPCPTSYRTALSHYVEITALPRTHILRELVEYCSEEEDKKKLMLMATNSQEGKAMYQSFIVEACRNIVHILEDVPSCKPPLDHLCELLPRLQPRYYSISSSPKLYPETVHITAVVVQYKTPTGRLNKGVTTTWLADNKPEPGKPLPRVPVFIRKSQFRLPLQSQTPIIMVGPGTGLAPFRGFLQERAHARANGKEVGDNILYFGCRHRDQDYIYQDELEKYEGNGDVKLNLAFSRDQKEKIYVTHLLEKRMDELWDVIGNRNGHFYICGDAKNMAVDVRNIVLRAIQEKGGRSESEAVQFIKKLESMKKYSADVWS from the exons atgaatttgtttgtaaatataccTAGACTTCTTGGCTATCGAAGAATATTAGTATCGTCTGTGCAGACATTACGTTGCATG GTATTTGGTCTTGGCAACAAAACATATGAGCATTATAATGCAGTGGCAATATATCTAGACAAGCGCCTTCAAGAGCTTGGTGCTACGCAAGTTTATGAACTTGGTCTAGGAGATGATGATGCAAA CATTGAAGATGATTTTATTACATGGAAGGAAAAGTTTTGGCCTGCAGTATGTGAGAAATTCAACATTGAGAGCACCGGTGAAGAGGAACTAACACGCCAGTTCCACCTTGTGACTCATGCTCCAGATGAAATTCTGCCTACCAATGTATTCACTGGTGAAATTGCAAGGTTACATTCCTTGCAAGTACAGAGACC GCCTTATGATGCTAAGAATCCGTTCTTAGCTCAGATTACAGTCAACAGAGAATTACACAAAGGTGGAGATAGGTCTTGCATTCATGTGGAACTTGACATTTCAGACTCTAAAATGCGATATGAAGCAG GTGATCATGTTGCTGTATATCCAATCAATGACACCAATTTGGTAGAACGCCTTGGCCAGTTAACAAATGCTAATCTTGATGAAATATTCTCGCTCGTAAACACTGACCAAGAGAGCAGCAAGAAACATCCATTTCCTTGCCCAACATCTTATCGTACTGCACTTTCGCACTATGTGGAGATTACTGCGTTACCTCGCACTCACATCCTAAGGGAATTGGTGGAATACTGTTCTGAGGAAGAA GATAAGAAAAAATTAATGCTTATGGCAACCAATTCACAAGAAGGCAAGGCAATGTACCAGTCATTTATTGTAGAGGCTTGCAGAAACATAGTGCATATTTTAGAGGATGTGCCATCATGCAAACCACCACTTGACCATTTGTGTGAATTATTGCCTCGTCTGCAACCAAGATATTATTCTATTTCTTCTAGTCCGAAG CTGTATCCTGAGACAGTACATATCACTGCAGTAGTTGTTCAGTACAAGACACCTACTGGTCGTTTGAACAAGGGTGTTACGACTACTTGGCTGGCAGATAACAAACCGGAGCCTGGCAAACCTCTGCCGCGTGTTCCCGTTTTCATCAGGAAGTCTCAATTCAg GCTGCCTCTGCAATCCCAAACTCCAATTATAATGGTAGGCCCAGGCACAGGGCTAGCTCCCTTCCGAGGATTCTTACAAGAACGCGCTCATGCACGTGCTAATGGCAAAGAAGTTGGCGACAACATTCTGTACTTCGGATGCAGGCACCGCGACCAAGACTACATTTACCAAGAC gaacttgaaaaatatgaagGAAACGGCGATGTGAAACTAAACCTTGCGTTCTCTCGCGACCAGAAGGAGAAAATTTATGTGACACATTTATTAGAAAAGCGCATGGATGAACTATGGGACGTCATTGGTAATCGTAACGGACACTTCTACATCTGCGG TGACGCCAAGAACATGGCTGTTGATGTGAGAAATATCGTTCTGAGAGCCATTCAAGAGAAGGGTGGTCGTTCGGAATCGGAAGCCGTTCAGTTTATCAAAAAACTTGAGT
- the LOC113507001 gene encoding NADPH--cytochrome P450 reductase isoform X1 — MSDNAQDVLKDAATGAAAAAAAGGSLFSTFDIVVLVILLGGTIWWLYNSKKENKKDEILLSKYSIQAAGSIQVTENSFINKLKSSGRSLVVFYGSQTGTGEEFAGRLAKEGIRYRMKGMVADPEECDMEELVKLKEIPNSLAVFCMATYGEGDPTDNSMEFYEWVKNGDPDLTGLNYAVFGLGNKTYEHYNAVAIYLDKRLQELGATQVYELGLGDDDANIEDDFITWKEKFWPAVCEKFNIESTGEEELTRQFHLVTHAPDEILPTNVFTGEIARLHSLQVQRPPYDAKNPFLAQITVNRELHKGGDRSCIHVELDISDSKMRYEAGDHVAVYPINDTNLVERLGQLTNANLDEIFSLVNTDQESSKKHPFPCPTSYRTALSHYVEITALPRTHILRELVEYCSEEEDKKKLMLMATNSQEGKAMYQSFIVEACRNIVHILEDVPSCKPPLDHLCELLPRLQPRYYSISSSPKLYPETVHITAVVVQYKTPTGRLNKGVTTTWLADNKPEPGKPLPRVPVFIRKSQFRLPLQSQTPIIMVGPGTGLAPFRGFLQERAHARANGKEVGDNILYFGCRHRDQDYIYQDELEKYEGNGDVKLNLAFSRDQKEKIYVTHLLEKRMDELWDVIGNRNGHFYICGDAKNMAVDVRNIVLRAIQEKGGRSESEAVQFIKKLESMKKYSADVWS, encoded by the exons ATGTCAGACAACGCACAGGACGTCCTAAAGGATGCGGCgaccggcgccgccgccgctgctgctGCAGGGGGATCATTATTTAGCACATTTGATATTGTTGTGCTAGTAATTTTATTAGGAGGCACTATTTGGTGGCTATATAACTCtaagaaggaaaataaaaaagatgaaaTACTTCTTAGTAAATATTCAATTCA ggcTGCCGGATCAATCCAGGTTACAGAGAATTCGTTCATCAATAAGTTAAAATCATCTGGCAGAAGTTTAGTGGTCTTCTATGGGTCGCAAACAGGAACTGGGGAGGAGTTTGCTGGTCGTCTTGCCAAAGAGGGTATACGGTATAGGATGAAGGGCATGGTTGCCGACCCCGAAGAATGCGATatg gAAGAACTCGTCAAACTTAAAGAAATTCCGAATTCTTTAGCTGTGTTCTGTATGGCAACATATGGAGAAGGTGATCCCACAGATAATTCTATGGAATTCTACGAATGGGTGAAGAACGGGGATCCCGATTTAACTGGGTTAAACTACgct GTATTTGGTCTTGGCAACAAAACATATGAGCATTATAATGCAGTGGCAATATATCTAGACAAGCGCCTTCAAGAGCTTGGTGCTACGCAAGTTTATGAACTTGGTCTAGGAGATGATGATGCAAA CATTGAAGATGATTTTATTACATGGAAGGAAAAGTTTTGGCCTGCAGTATGTGAGAAATTCAACATTGAGAGCACCGGTGAAGAGGAACTAACACGCCAGTTCCACCTTGTGACTCATGCTCCAGATGAAATTCTGCCTACCAATGTATTCACTGGTGAAATTGCAAGGTTACATTCCTTGCAAGTACAGAGACC GCCTTATGATGCTAAGAATCCGTTCTTAGCTCAGATTACAGTCAACAGAGAATTACACAAAGGTGGAGATAGGTCTTGCATTCATGTGGAACTTGACATTTCAGACTCTAAAATGCGATATGAAGCAG GTGATCATGTTGCTGTATATCCAATCAATGACACCAATTTGGTAGAACGCCTTGGCCAGTTAACAAATGCTAATCTTGATGAAATATTCTCGCTCGTAAACACTGACCAAGAGAGCAGCAAGAAACATCCATTTCCTTGCCCAACATCTTATCGTACTGCACTTTCGCACTATGTGGAGATTACTGCGTTACCTCGCACTCACATCCTAAGGGAATTGGTGGAATACTGTTCTGAGGAAGAA GATAAGAAAAAATTAATGCTTATGGCAACCAATTCACAAGAAGGCAAGGCAATGTACCAGTCATTTATTGTAGAGGCTTGCAGAAACATAGTGCATATTTTAGAGGATGTGCCATCATGCAAACCACCACTTGACCATTTGTGTGAATTATTGCCTCGTCTGCAACCAAGATATTATTCTATTTCTTCTAGTCCGAAG CTGTATCCTGAGACAGTACATATCACTGCAGTAGTTGTTCAGTACAAGACACCTACTGGTCGTTTGAACAAGGGTGTTACGACTACTTGGCTGGCAGATAACAAACCGGAGCCTGGCAAACCTCTGCCGCGTGTTCCCGTTTTCATCAGGAAGTCTCAATTCAg GCTGCCTCTGCAATCCCAAACTCCAATTATAATGGTAGGCCCAGGCACAGGGCTAGCTCCCTTCCGAGGATTCTTACAAGAACGCGCTCATGCACGTGCTAATGGCAAAGAAGTTGGCGACAACATTCTGTACTTCGGATGCAGGCACCGCGACCAAGACTACATTTACCAAGAC gaacttgaaaaatatgaagGAAACGGCGATGTGAAACTAAACCTTGCGTTCTCTCGCGACCAGAAGGAGAAAATTTATGTGACACATTTATTAGAAAAGCGCATGGATGAACTATGGGACGTCATTGGTAATCGTAACGGACACTTCTACATCTGCGG TGACGCCAAGAACATGGCTGTTGATGTGAGAAATATCGTTCTGAGAGCCATTCAAGAGAAGGGTGGTCGTTCGGAATCGGAAGCCGTTCAGTTTATCAAAAAACTTGAGT
- the LOC113507000 gene encoding 60S ribosomal protein L23a, with product MPPKKQPEKSGSSGSKPAEKKPATAKTPAAAPKAAAAPSTAAPKPASAKTPAPAPKAAAPKAAPAAKPAAAKPASAPAAKPAASAAKPAEKKPASAQPSAKPGSAKAAALKAKSSAKPSVKKAAAAAKPKPKPAAAKLKIAPKPKKTGIKGQKKQVVKPVAKALKAQRKVVKGEHGKRVRKIRTSVHFRRPKTFEPPRHPKYPRKSLPKRNRMDAYNIIKYPLTSEAAMKKIEDNNTLVFIVHTSSNKHHIKAAVKKLYDINVAKVNTLIRPDGKKKAYVRLARDHDALDVANKIGII from the exons ATGCCTCCTAAGAAGCAACCCGAGAAATCCG GGTCCTCCGGATCCAAGCCTGCGGAGAAGAAACCCGCAACTGCTAAGACTCCTGCGGCTGCACCTAAAGCTGCGGCAGCTCCTAGCACTGCAGCACCTAAGCCGGCGTCAGCTAAGACTCCAGCTCCCGCCCCCAAGGCGGCCGCTCCCAAAGCAGCCCCAGCGGCCAAACCCGCCGCTGCCAAGCCAGCATCTGCACCTGCAGCCAAGCCTGCCGCGTCTGCCGCTAAGCCCGCTGAAAAGAAACCAGCCTCGGCTCAGCCTTCTGCCAAGCCTGGTTCCGCCAAGGCTGCTGCTTTGAAAGCTAAGTCTAGTGCGAAGCCTTCAGTGAAGAAAGCTGCGGCTGCTGCCAAGCCTAAGCCCAAGCCAGCAGCGGCTAAGTTAAAGATTGCTCCCAAGCCCAAGAAGACCGGCATTAAAGGACAGAAGAAACAGGTTGTAAAACCTGTTGCTAAGGCTCTTAAAGCGCAAAGGAAG GTTGTCAAGGGTGAACATGGCAAGCGTGTGCGCAAGATCCGCACGTCAGTGCACTTCCGTAGGCCCAAGACCTTTGAACCTCCGAGGCACCCTAAGTACCCCAGGAAATCTCTGCCCAAGAGGAATCG tATGGATGCTTACAATATCATAAAGTATCCTCTGACATCTGAAGCGGCTATGAAGAAAATTGAAGACAACAATACTTTGGTATTCATTGTACACACAAGCTCAAACAAGCACCACATCAAGGCTGCAGTTAAAAAGCTATATGACATCAATGTTGCTAAAGTTAACACCCTTATCAG GCCTGACGGTAAGAAGAAGGCGTACGTACGGCTCGCAAGGGATCATGACGCATTAGATGTTGCCAACAAAATCGGCATCATATAA